attttcatgTTTAAGTTCTACTCTTGGGTGCATTGTTTTCCCCAAGCTGGGCCTCACAGAGCAGCAAATTGGATGAATGGTAACCGTTTGGACTGGATTTGATTCCTTAGTCTCTCACTAATCCACTGCTCCTTGGCAGGCACTGCTCCCTGTCTCCACTTTCACTCTCCCTGTGGTAAAGAACAGCCTCCTTCTCCACACTTTTAGACTCTTGAAGATAAGCATCCCTCTTTCCAGAAAATACCCCTAGCACAGAAGGCCTGATTCTGCACCCACTGTCAGGGGTCCATGGGCCTCCTGAAATCCTGCCACCACCTGGAAGAAAATGATTCTCAGAGTTTCCAACTGAGTTTTTCTGTTCCATAATCAGAGAAgggtgtgtgactttgggcaacgTCTTCTCTAGGTGCTTTAGTCAGTTCAGCTGTTAAATGGGAACACAAATACGGACCCTGTAGGCCTGTCATAAGGCTTGAGAAACAGGCATGGAGGGTCTGGAGAGTTGTACCGCATCGTTATTAGGATCGCTTTAACCACTGTTAGGGGAGGGGGCCCGCTCCACTGCGTTGCCTTCACGTTGCAGTGTCACGGGGTTTGGGGGTGGCAGGGGAAGGAGGCGGTCGTCGGCTCGGCACCCTCCCCCCCGAGTGGCCACTCCCactgcctccccctcccttcccctctccgtcccctcccctccctccctctccccatcccctaaGCAGGCGTGGGCGTGGCTGAGGAAAGGCCTGGGGGCGAGGCCAGGcggggcgggacggggcggggcgggggaggggagggggtcccACGTGACCGAGAGGCGGGTGTCAGCTCCCCGCTGCGGCTTCTCAGGGGCGGGGCTGCTGCAGATCCACACTGGGCCGGAGCCCGGCTTTGTTCTCTCGCTGGCAGAGTCTGGGTCCGTCCCTCGCAGCCCCCTCGCTCCTCccgcccaccccctgcctctgggcCCGCTTCCCTTTGCCCGAGAGCTCCGTCCGGGATCCTGTCCTCGCCCCTCCCCCAAACTTCTGGCCAGCGCCCCTGCCGGGTGGGtagcctcctctccctccctgcctcctgcaccATCTCCTCCCAGGTCCTCTGTCCTGCCCCGCTTTGCCCAAGTCCCGGGTCGCCCGCCCGgtcccgcgcccccggcccgggatgtcccccgcagccccgcgcccatGGTCCTGACGCTGCTCCTTTCCGCCTACAAGCTGTGCCGCTTCTTCACCATGTCGGGCCCGCGGCCGGGCGCTGAGCGGCTAGCGGTGCCGGGGCCGGacgggggcggcggcgcgggcccgTGGTGGGCCGCGGGCGGCCGGGGGCCCCGCGAGGTGTCGCCCGGGGCGGCCGCTGAGGTGCAGGGCGCCCTGGAGCGCGCGATGCCCGAGCTGCAGCAGGCGCTGTCCGCGCTGAAGcaggcggggggcgcgcgggccgTGGGCGCCGGCCTGGCCGAGGTCTTCCAGCTGGTGGAGGAGGCCTGGCTGCTGCCGGCCGTGGGCCGGGAGGTAGCCCAGGGTCTGTGCGATGCCATCCGCCTGGACGGCGGCCTGGACCTGCTGCTGCGACTGCTGCAGGCGCCGGAGCTGGAGACGCGCGTGCAGGCCGCCCGCCTGCTGGAGCAGATCCTGGTGGCCGAGAACCGGTGAGGATGCTCACGGGCTGAGGGGAGAGCGCGGGGTGctgtgggggcagcaggggcggTCGACAGCCTGGGTCTCTCCTGTGACTCGCACTGTGCGTTTGTTTTCGCGCCTCACCTCAGCAAATCCCAAATCCCTGTACTACACCCCTGTTGGGGATCAGCgtgtccattttacaggtgaggaaaacaAGGCTTGGGAAAGTTTCatgacttgcccagagtcacaacACAGTGAACTGGTGGTGCAGCCAGGATTCACTCCCAGAACTGGTGGGGTAAGTAATTAGACAGGGGGAGGAAGAATGTAGCAGGACAGGAATTTGTCCCTGGTTATGAGGATGGACCCGGGATCCTACTGCCAATGGCCCCTAAACCCACAGACCACCTCCGCACAGGCCTGGGTGCCCTTCCAAGCTACCTTTTCTCTGCcactgagaaaggaagagaacacAATGCTTAGGAAATGGGACAGGAGGAGGGGCGACGATCACTGAAATGAGTGCTGACCTGAGGGTTACTTGCCCCCCTTGTGTCACCCTCAATCcacctcctgcttcctcctccttcattttGGCCCAGGTTACAGGCCAGACATGATCTCATTCTGCAGCTACTAATGGGGAATGGAAGTTTTTCAGTGGGATGAATGGGTGAGAGAAGAGGAATCAGGTGAGGAGCTAGGCAGGAGCCAGAGTATGtgttctctgtcccttccccacatAGTGCCAAGATGGAGTAGGGGGGGTGGGGTCCAACTGGGGCCTGGCTGCCCCTCTCTTGCCTGCCTTTTGGGATCTCCTCTGAAATATGAGGACCCTTGCCTTCACTTTCTCTCATCTCCGATGCCAGAGCAGACCAAACTCTCACAAGTCTCGTGCTGAATTCTCTGGCCCCTTAGGTTTAGAAGGGTTTGGGAAGGGTCACTTTCAATTCATGCTTCTCTCACAAGTATGATGGGCATGGGTGAGGGATGcttttcttgccattttcaaatattaaaaaatagccTTGTGGGTGGTGGAAATGATACAACTGTCAAAAATGCATGAATGGGGCCGTTTAAATTCAGAGAGCAAGATAGGGTTCTGCTTGACCAGCAAGTCATTAATCTCCCATCTAACATCAATCATCAGACATTTGCAGGGCTGGCAAACAGAGTGGGCCCTCACTGGAAGCAgtgggcacagggtgggggtggacTCTGTAGGCCTGGTATGTAGGGCGTGGCAGTTATAGTTAGAGTGCTTGGAGAAGGGGTGCAGCCAACACCCCCGGAAGAGGAGGGCTGCAGGTTGCAAACCGCACTGATATTTTTCAAGGTTGAAAATAACAATACTCAGCTGATTTAGAATTACTGAGGAAAGAGTCACAGTAACAATTGTCCCTGGCCTCATGAAACAACGTGCTGGCCCTGACAGCACTTCAGGACCAAGGACAGAGCCCAGCAAGGCCCGTGGCCTTCAAAATTTTTCTGAAGGCACAATCTCCTCGCCCTCTGGCCAAGgctggaagggagagaagggaggtcACACATTGAGAATTCGTGTTTATGAAATCTTGCCCTTCCTTCATCAGCCAATCTCATCTTAAAGAAAGTTCCTCCTCCGTGCACCCActccttttcccatttccttcttcCCAGGGTGCTACTACACCCTCTACCCAGGAGCCTAGGTCACAGCATCCCTCGCCCCCAAATGCCAAGAGAAGTCCAACAGGGTAGGACCCTTGAACTTGGTCTCGTGACACCCAGTGAGGGCCCCATGTAACTGCTAGCCTTTGAAATTTACAGCCCAGCCCCATCAGGAGACCATAATTAGGTTAAATGGTTTGACTCAGATTAAATGGCTTTCCCAAAAATACACAGTGAATAAGTGgaggaaacattaaaaacaaacaaacaccggAAAGCTATTGCATGTAAATTCACAACGTGCAAAGGTGCAAAAAAAGATACACACTTAAGAATTGTTTATTCCTACCCAGACCCCCTCCCCGGATGCAAACCAGCAAAACAAGTTTCTTGCACAGTGTGTCCTTCCAGAGAAATTCTATGCATACAAGGATTTTACACATAAatgtgtagtatatatatatgtatatatatatatatgtttgtgtgtataattTCCCCTCTCCTtcggagctgggatttgaacccaggttcaTAGCCTCTGAGGCTGCAGAACCTGGGAGGAGTTTATAGTTCTCAAAACAAGCACACAGTTCAATTTCTGTGAGTGTGCCAAGTACATAGGGAAAGGGGATGGCTGGGGGTGAAGAGACTTAGAATAAGtcctcttaaaaaacaaaaacaggggcacctggatggcttagctggttaagtgtctgcctttggctcagattgtgatcccaggactgagtcccacatcaggttccctcacagggagcctgcttctccctctgcctatgtctctacctctctctgtgtgactctcatgaataaataaaaattttaaaatattaaaaacaaaacaaataaatacagacaGGTGCAGGTTCAGACTCCAGCTATGCCTCTCACCAGCCGTGTAACTCAGCATGTCatgtaacctctctgagctttggctTTCTCATTGGTAAAAGAAACAAGTGAGTGATTAGAACCCATCTGTTCTTTTGGGAATGACTTTGGGGAAGCTCAGTGACCGGCTCAGGCAAAGTTGTGCCATGTTATGGGGTCAGCTGGGACCTGCAGTAGACACAAAATCACAAGCACTGTGGTCACTGTGATGCTCGCTGGGCAGGGACTCCATGACTGGCTGAGTCTCTTAACTCTTTGGGAGTAATGTTAGCTATGGAGGACATCATTTGTGGAGGTCAGGAAGACAGAAAACTTTCACCTCTGCCTGAAGTGAGGCAATTCTCCTGCCTGCTCTGCTGGCATCCAGGCTCCCTCCCTTGGACCTTTCCTCCCTATAGCAGTCAGAGTGTTTCCTAAAACCCTTTCAAGAGCAGGCCACTCCCCTTCCTGAAGCCTTTCAATGGCTCCCCATTTGCCATCAAGATAAAGTACAACTGCCTGGAGAGGGCTCAGAAGGCCCCTGGGACCCTTTCCATACTCTCCCCTTGAACCTCCACCTCAGCTCATACTCTCCACCTCTCCACTTCCACCTAGAAGTGGCTTCATTTCAGCATGGCTAAGGTGGGGACAGGTCCCCAAGTGCAACCAGCTCTCAGATATCTCCAAACCTTTGCATACATCTGTGCCTAGAATACAATCTCCACAatctccccttctcctcttcaTTAATGTCCCATCACCTTTCCAAATTAATGCCATAGGCACCCTTTCAATATAATTAATGTGTATTTCCTATATCTGTGTCCTGGTaaaatctttattcttattttgtgtgtatgtatttttaattcacaCAAATGGTGCTGTGTAATATAGTACATTCCAGTTCATACTTTCACCCACTCAGATTTACGTGTTTAAGACTCTGCATGTGCTATGATATCATCTGTTCAGTCACTTGTAACTGTTCCATAGTCCTCCAGAGTGAGTGCTTGCCCATGTTACCTCTCCACTCTCCCAGGCTCGACAGCAGACTGCCACCATCTTCCCCCACCACAAACAACCCTACAGTGAACAGCCTTTTCCACATCCTTTTGTGGATCTGTGACAATTTTGTTGCGATGCAAAATCAAAAGCCCCAGTTTCTGGCTCATAGAGTCCATATCTCTTTAACTTTACCCACACATCCCAGTCTCCTTTCCAAATTGACTACCCCAGGCATGTACCCTCCACCCACAGAGCTTCGGGGTGTTCATGGCCCCACACCTCGCcaaccttcttctttttttctttttaagattttatttatttattcatgagaggcacacagagagaggcagagacataggcagagagagaagcgggatCCTTGCagtccagtgcaggactcaatcccaggacccgggatcacaccctgagccaaaggcagatgttcagccactgagccacccaggtgttccaccTTGCCAACCTTCTATGTTACCCAGATTCTGCTTTTTGCCTATCCAATAGGTGTAAAGTGATAGCTGATTTAATTCTCACTTCTCCTATTACTGATGAGTTAGAGCATCTCCTTATTTAACATTTTcgatttcctcttttgtaaattgCCATTTATATCCTTTGCCATTCCCTATTGAATTTGCTgcctttttcttgttgatttgaatatttatatgttctatatatgaatccttgttgatttttatatttttcttcgtTGGTTTTAAACACTGCAAATATCTCTGGCTGGCTGTCCATTCCTCAAACATGGCAAGCTCACCAGCCCTCAGGGCTTTTGTTCTTGCTGTTTGTTCTGCCTTTTATGCTCTCCTCCCAGACACTTGTAGGCAGGAGTCTCTTGATATTGAACTCTCAGATGTTACCTCCTCCTCCATCCAGGCACTGTCCATTACATCACCTGGGTTTGCTAGCATTAGAGCCATATCACTCTTGTTCTGTTCACTCGTTGTTCACATGCTTATTGTCTCCACATTAGCTGTGTATACATTCAGGCACCCGTACTCACTGTTCAGCTTCAGCccccagcacagtgtctggcacacagtagttcctcaaaaaaatctgTTGAGTGAATAAACGCACCCCAATCACACAGCATGGACTGAAGAGAGGTTTGAGGGCAAGGATAAGAGTGGTGTACTTCAAAGTGATACTTCAAATGATGAAAagaagtgccaggcactgtggggAACACTTTACATGGATTATCCTGTTCTTTCTCATAATGACCCTATGGGGGTAggtattccttttatttatgagaTGCAGAACTGaggtagaaaaataaaggaaggcatTCAAGGTCCTACagctttctagaaaaaaaaccaGGACCCAGGGGATCTTCTCCAGAGTTAGGATTCTTAACCACAACACACACTGTGGGGAGGAGGCAGCGATAAGGGAGGAAACAGGTGTGGCCGGGTTGGAGCATCCTTATAATCAGAGAAATCTGGTCCTTCCAGAAGGAGGATAATGCTCTCCGTCATGTCCTATATGACACTAGTGaggccagagaggttaaatgaccaGGGGCGAGGGTGTGAGCCAACTTCCCGAGGACACCGCCACTGCATCGTCCCTGTCCCATTTGATTTCTGCAGGGACCGCGTGGCGCGCATCGGGTTGGGCGTGATCCTGAACTTGGCAAAAGAGCGCGAGCCAGTGGAGCTGGCGCGGAGCGTTGCAGGCATCTTGGAGCACATGTTCAAGCACTCGGAGGAGACGTGCCAGCGGCTGGTGTCGGCCGGAGGCCTGGACGCGGTGCTGTACTGGTGCCGCCGCACGGACCCCGCGCTGCTCCGCCACTGCGCGCTGGCGCTGGGCAACTGCGCGCTGCACGGGGGCCAGGCGGCGCAGCGGCGCATGGTGGAGAAGCGCGCCGCAGAGTGGCTCTTCCCGCTCGCCTTCTCCAAAGAGGACGAGCTGCTGCGGCTGCACGCCTGCCTGGCGGTGGCGGTGCTGGCAACCAACAAGGAGGTGGAGCGCGAGGTGGAGCGCTCGGGCACGCTGGCGCTTGTGGAGCCGCTCGTGGCCTCCCTGGACCCCGGCCGCTTTGCTCGCTGCCTGGTGGATGCCAGTGACACCAGGCAGGGCCGCGGGCCCGACGACCTGCAGCGCCTCGTGCCGCTACTCGACTCGTCCCGCATGGAGGCGCAGTGTATCGGGGCTTTCTATCTCTGTGCTGAGGCTGCCATCAAGAGCTTGCAGGGCAAGACCAAGGTGGGTGTGCGGTCAGGCGGGGCCGGGGGTTAGAGAGCTgctgggaaggcttcccagaggaagtggcATTCAACTGGGACTTGAAGTACACATAAGGGTTAGGTGAAGCAGGGAGAAGGATGAGAGACCAGTCACTGACCTTGAAGGCAAGACcaagggttttaagcagggaaCACGAGTTTTACAAAGATTACCGTGGCTACCGTGTGGAGATGGAATTAGCAAGGGTGACGGTGGAGGCAAGGGGGCCAGATAGGAGGCCATGACAGGGGGACAGTTGGGAAGGTGGGCTGGAGCATGACagccaaagaagagaaaagcagatgGATCCCAGGGGTGTTGAACAAACAGCATTAGGATTTGGTGGGTGATTggatgaagaaaagggaagagctgggcagcccaggtggctcagcggtttagtgccgccttcagcccagggcatgatcctggagaccagggatcgagacccatgtcgggctccttgcatggagcctgcttctgcctgtgtctctgcctctttctctctctgtgcctctcatgattaaacaaataaaatcttaaaaaaaaaaaaaaaaaaaaagacttcagctTAACATATAGTGGACATTGCATTATCCACTTAGAGTACAAGGCATTTAGAGTACAAGGCCTAATTGGAGGTATGAGCCAAGCTGTGGGTAAATCAAACCAGGCTGCATGGAGGGGTTGCTAATCAACTTGGATTCCACTGGATGGCTAGGATTCCCACAAGCAGGCTGGTGAACTAAAGGTCTGGGAACACCATGACTGGGCCCAGAGGTAAGAGAGGCTTGGTGGGTAGGTGTCAGCCAAGTGTGGGCTGGAGAAAGGGGGAGTGAGCTGAGAATGGTGGGCAGGGGGTGCACTGTGCCAGGCCAGGCTCAGAGTTCATCCTGGGGAGATGGAAGCTGTTAGAGGCAGGCATGAGGTCCAGAGTTGAGAGAGTTTCAGGAGGGGGGTTCGCAGAGCTACCTGCCTTATTGGATGACGGCAGGGCTAAGGCTGATGATGGGAGTTTCCGCGCTGAGAAGCGGCGGGGGGAGGGACTGGGCACGTTTGGGGAAGGCTGGTGAGCTGGTGGCCCCGAGAcaccctccctccgcccctccctaGGTATTCAGCGACATCGGAGCCATCCAGAGCCTCAAACGCCTGGTTTCCTACTCCACCAACGGCACCACGTCGGCGCTGGCCAAGCGCGCGCTGCGCCTGCTGGGCGAGGAGGTGCCGCGGCCCATCCTGCCCTGCGTGGCCAGCTGGAAGGAGGCCGAGGTCCAGACGTGGCTCCAGCAGATCGGCTTCTCCCACTACTGCGAGAGCTTCCGGGTAAAGCTGCGCGTCCTGGGGGCGTGCGGCCGCTAGGGGCGCCCTGCGCAAGACAACAGCGCCCCCTTGCGGCCCCCACGCCCGCGGCGCCGCGGGTGGTTTGGGGGATGGGAGCCTGGCCTCAGCCGCTTTCTGGGTCACTCGGCTCTAACCTGGGCCCCATCGCCATCTCCAGTTCCCTTCCCTTGCATCTTATGCTTGGGGTCCAAGGGCTGAAGAGGAGAGCCCTTCCTCACATCCGACCCCTCCCCCAGGAGCAGCAGGTAGATGGTGACCTGCTTCTGCGGCTCACGGAGGAGGAGCTCCAGACCGACCTGGGCATGAAATCAGGCATCACCCGCAAAAGGTAAGGAGCCTCCTGCCCGCCAGCCCTGGCCCTCTGCCACTGGTCAGGCCCAGGTCGGGACCTCAGCGTCCTTCTTTCCCCCCGTGGTAGGTTCTTTAGGGAGCTCACGGAGCTCAAGACCTTCGCCAGCTACGCCACGTGCGACCGCAGCAACCTGGCTGACTGGCTGGGCAGCCTGGACCCGCGCTTCCGCCAGTATACGTACGGCCTGGTCAGCTGCGGCCTGGACCGCTCCCTGCTGCACCGCGTGTCCGAGCAGCAGCTGCTGGAGGACTGCGGCATCCGCCTGGGCGTGCACCGCGCCCGCATCCTCACGGCCGCCAGAGGTCAGCCTGCCCAGCCGGGACCCCACCCCTAGTCTAGCCCCAGTCCTGGGGGGACTTCCGAGCCTCCCTGCGGTCGGTTTGAGCACAGACGCTGTGCCAGACTGGATTCTGAGGATGCAAAGATGAATATGTTGCCCTCAAGAAGTTCCCAGTCTGAGTTGAGGAGGAGGGTGGAAGTGAGGCAGGTACATGAACACGTAGTTGACCACGGCAGGAGGCACCCCCAGGATTCCAGTGCGAGCTGACAGGAAGCACAGTTTCCCTGTCACCCAGGTCTGGGCATTTACAGGATGCCCAACCAGGTCTTGAAGGATGTATCGGGGAGGGGCGTGCAGCAGGAAGAGCAACCAGACAAAAGGAGCAGTAAGTATACGCAGATGTGGAGGTGAGGCAGCAAGGAGGAGATAGGGGTGGGAAGACACCTAGGGGTGGGGGGCTTGTGCGATTAGCCAGCAGCTTACAAAGTATGGATTCTGGAAGTGCTTTAGGGAGGTCACCAGGGTGGAATGGATTCTAGGGCTCTAGCaaccatttttatttactaaCTTATTTTAATTGGCTAATTTACTATTTAGCTAATATTTGTCATCAATTACTATATGTATTAGGTTTTAAACATtatctcattaatatttatatCCATTCTATGCAGTgggtgttaattttttaaatcaactttaaatttattttattttattattttattatttatttattttgagacaggTGAGAGCAAatgagaagggaggggcagagaaagagagagagaaatt
The Vulpes vulpes isolate BD-2025 chromosome 2, VulVul3, whole genome shotgun sequence genome window above contains:
- the SARM1 gene encoding NAD(+) hydrolase SARM1, encoding MVLTLLLSAYKLCRFFTMSGPRPGAERLAVPGPDGGGGAGPWWAAGGRGPREVSPGAAAEVQGALERAMPELQQALSALKQAGGARAVGAGLAEVFQLVEEAWLLPAVGREVAQGLCDAIRLDGGLDLLLRLLQAPELETRVQAARLLEQILVAENRDRVARIGLGVILNLAKEREPVELARSVAGILEHMFKHSEETCQRLVSAGGLDAVLYWCRRTDPALLRHCALALGNCALHGGQAAQRRMVEKRAAEWLFPLAFSKEDELLRLHACLAVAVLATNKEVEREVERSGTLALVEPLVASLDPGRFARCLVDASDTRQGRGPDDLQRLVPLLDSSRMEAQCIGAFYLCAEAAIKSLQGKTKVFSDIGAIQSLKRLVSYSTNGTTSALAKRALRLLGEEVPRPILPCVASWKEAEVQTWLQQIGFSHYCESFREQQVDGDLLLRLTEEELQTDLGMKSGITRKRFFRELTELKTFASYATCDRSNLADWLGSLDPRFRQYTYGLVSCGLDRSLLHRVSEQQLLEDCGIRLGVHRARILTAAREMLHSPLPCTGCKPSGDIPDVFISYRRNSGSQLASLLKVHLQLHGFSVFIDVEKLEAGKFEDKLIQSVMGARNFVLVLSAGALDKCKQDHDCKDWVHKEIVTALSCGKNIVPVIDGFEWPEPQELPEDMQAVLTFNGIKWSHEYQEATIEKIIRFLQGRSSRDSSAGSDTSLEGAVLMGPT